CCTGGTCGATGCGGCGCAGGTCAGCGAACCGCTGCGCGAGCGCCTGCGCTTTTCCGTCATGCAATGGGTCGACGCGCTGTCGCCGTCCAACTTCCTGGCGCTCAATCCCGATGCGCAGCAGTCCATCGTGGAAAGCGCCGGCCGCGCGCTGACCGAAGGCGTGGCCAACCTGCTGGGCGACGTCAAGAAAGGGCGCATCACCCAGACCGACGAATCGCAGTTCGAGATCGGCCGCAACGTGGCCGTGACGCCGGGCGAAGTGGTGTTCGAGAACCGGCTGATCCAGCTGATCCAGTACGCCCCCCTGACCGCGACCGTGCACGAGCGTCCGCTGGTGATCGTGCCGCCAAACATCAACAAGTTCTACATCCTGGATCTGCAGCCCGAGAATTCCTTCGTCCGGCACGCGGTGGAGCAGGGCTATACGGTGTTCCTGGTTTCCTGGCGCAACCCGGTGTCCAGCGACACCGACGGCATCGATCGCGCCACCTGGTCCGACTACCTGGACGACGCGGTGCTGCAAGCGCTGCGCGTGGCCAGCGACATCACCAAGCAGCCCAAGGTCAACGCCCTGGGCTTCTGCGTGGGCGGCACGATGCTGGCTTCCGCGCTGGCCCTGGCCGAGGCGCGCGGCGAGCACCCGGTGGCCTCGCTCACGCTGCTGACCACGCTGCTCGATTTCCACGATACCGGCGTGCTCAAGGTCTTCGTCGACGAGGCGCACGCGCTGCTGCGCGACCACCAGTTCGGCAGCGGCGGACTGATGCCGGGCCGCGACCTGGCCACCACGTTCTCGTTCCTGCGGCCCAACGAGCTGGTCTGGAACTACGTGGTGGGCAACTATCTCAAGGGCCAGAAGCCGCCGGCGTTCGACCTGCTCTTCTGGAACGGCGACAGCACCAACCTGCCCGGGCCGTTCTTTTCCTGGTACTTCCGCAACACCTACCTGGAAAACAATCTCAAGGTGCCGGGCCGGGCGCAGGCCGCGGGCCTGCCGCTGGACCTGACGCGGCTGACCATGCCGGCCTACATATTCGGTTCGCGCGAGGACCATATCGTGCCCTGGACGGCGGCCTACGCGTCCACGCAGCTGCTGCGCGGACCGCAGCGCTTCGTGCTGGGCGCGTCGGGACACATCGCCGGCGTGGTCAATCCGCCCGCGAAGAAGCGCCGCAGCTACTGGGTCATGGAGCGCGATGGCGGGCCGGGCAACCCCTTGCCCGGCGATCCCAACGCCTGGCTGGCGCAGACCGTCGAGCAGCCGGGCAGCTGGTGGCCGGACTGGAGCGCCTGGCTGGCCGGCCATTCGGGCAAGCAGGTCAAGGCGCGCGTCAAATTGGGCAATGCCAGCCATCGGCCGATCGAGCCGGCGCCTGGCAGGTACGTGAAGGTCCGGGCCGCCTGAGGCCGCGTTCGCGGCTGGTCCGGAGCAGATGAGCAAAAGCAGTCAATCAAACGAATCGTCCGTCGCACACAGGAGGAAGTATGAGCGGGAAACTGGCTTACGTAACAGGCGGGATGGGCGGAATCGGCACCTCTATTTGCCAGCGCTTGGCCAAGGAAGGCTTTCGCGTCGTGGCGGGTTGCGGCCCCAGCCGGAATTACCAGCAATGGCTGGATGAACAGGCCGCGCAAGGCTATACGTTCCATGCCTCGGTGGGCAACGTCTCCGATTGGGACTCCACCGTGAAGGCGTTCGAGAAGGTCACGGCCGAACTCGGCCAGGTGGACGTGCTGGTCAACAATGCGGGCATCACCCGCGACGGCCTGTTCCGCAAGATGAGCGCGGACGACTGGCGCACGGTGATCGACACCAACCTCAACAGCCTGTTCAACGTGACCAAGCAGGTCATCGACGGCATGGTCGAGAAGCAGTGGGGTCGCATCATCAACATCAGCTCGGTGAATGGCCAGAAGGGCCAGTTCGGCCAGACCAATTACTCCACGGCCAAGGCCGGCATCCATGGCTTCACGATGGCGCTGGCGCAGGAAGTCGCCAGCAAGGGCGTGACGGTCAACACGATCTCGCCGGGCTATATCGGCACGGACATGGTCCGCGCGATCCGCCCCGACGTGCTGGAGAAGATCGTCGCCACCATCCCGGTGCGCCGCCTGGGCACGCCGGAGGAAATCGCGTCGATCACGGCGTGGCTGGCGTCGGATGAATCCGGCTTTTCGACGGGCGCGGACTTCTCGCTCAACGGCGGCCTGCACATGGGCTGACGCATGTGGGGCCGCCGGTTGGCGGCCCTGGCGCCGGGCGGCTTCGGGGAGAAGGCCGCCCGGCATTACACTTGACTTATCCAAAGCCTGAGAGATCGCCCGATCCGGGGACAAACACATGACGCAAGCACAAACCGGCGCCAGCCTGCGCCTGATTAAAAAATATCCCAACCGTCGTCTGTACGACACCCGGACCAGCACCTACATCACCTTGGCCGATGTCAAGCAACTGGTTCTGGCCAACGAGGAGTTCCAGGTCGTCGACGCCAAGAGTTCCGAAGACCTGACCCGCAGCATCCTGCTTCAGATCATCCTGGAAGAAGAGAGCGGCGGCATGCCCATGTTCTCGTCGAACATGCTGTCGCAGATCATCCGCTTCTATGGTCACGCCATGCAGGGCATCATGGGCTCTTACCTGGAGAAGAATATCCAGGCCTTCATGGAAATCCAGCAGCGCATGGCCGAGCAGTCCAAGGGCCTGTATGGCAGCCAGTTCGGCCCGGAGGCCTGGACGCAGTTCATGAACGTGCAGACGCCCATGCTGCAGAACATGATGAACAACTACATCGACCAGAGCAAGAACCTGTTCGTGCAGATGCAGGACCAGATGCAGGACCAGACCCGCGCCATGTTCTCGACCTTCCCGTTCACGCCGGGCGGGAACCCGGGCGGACGCAAGTAGGCAGGCAAGGCCGGCCGCCGTCGCGGCGGTCCGGGAACGAAGCCGGCGCGGTGCGCCGGCTTTTTTGCGGGCTTGATCCGGCGCAATCGTCCGCCTGTTTCCGGCGGTTCCGGTTCAGGGAGATGTCAGATTCTTTGGTTACATTAATGAAAACGGTTCTTGTTTATGTTTTAAGAACCATCGTTTCATCCATGTATCGAGGAATATGCACATGATCAAGAAAGCCTTGGCGCTGGCCATTGTCGGTTTGAGCGTGTCTGCCGCGCAGGCGGCCGAATACCCCATCGGCAAGCCGGTACAGAAGGGCGGCATGGAAATCGGCGCGGTGTACCTGCAGCCGATCGAAATGGACCCTCCCGGCATGATGCGTCCGGCCAAGGATTCCGACGTGCACCTCGAAGCCGACATCCACGCCACCGCGGACAACAAGACCGGCTTTCCGGAAGGCGAGTGGGTGCCCTACCTGGTCGTGAACTACGAGATCCAGAAGGTCGGCAGCCAGAACGTGCAGAAGGGCACCTTCATGCCCATGGTCGCCAACGACGGCCCGCACTACGGCGAGAACATCAAGCTCGAAGGCCCGGGCAAGTACAAGCTGAAGTACTCGATCCTGCCGCCGACCGCCAACAAGATGAATCACTTCGGCCGCCATGTCGACAAGGAAACGGGCGTGGGCCCGTGGTTCGAGCCGATCGACCTGGAATATGAATTCGTCTACGCCGGCACCGGCAAGAAGGGCGGCTACTGATCGTGCGTCGCCTGCTCAGCGTCATCGCGGCGGCCCTGATCGGCGCCGCCGCGCCGGCGGCGGCCGACGAGCTGCCCACGTTCACCTTGACCTTCAAGCCGAACGGCACGTTCGAGCCCGCCACGCTGGAAGTTCCGGCGGGGCGCTTCAAGATCGAACTCATCAACGAGAGCAACGAGCCGGTGGAATTCGAGAGCATCCCGCTGCGCAAGGAAAAAGTGCTGGGCCCGGGCGTGAAATCCTTCGTGGTGATCACGATCTCCCGTCCCGGCGAGTATCCGTTTTTCGATGACTTTCACCAGAACGTGAAAGGCACCTTGGTGGTCAAGCCCAAGGAATAGGTCGGTAGCAAGACATGGAACAGGTCCTCTTTATCGTCTGGCGCGAAAGCGTCGAAGCCCTGCTGGTGGTGGGCATCCTGTACACCTGGCTGCGCGCCGCGCCGCAAGGCAAGCGCGGCCTGGCCTACCTGTGGGGCGGCGTCGCCGCCGGCGCGGCGTTGGCCGTGGCGCTGGCGCTGGTGCTGCTGGGCATCTCGTCCTGGCTCAGCGACGAGGGCCAGGAATGGTTCCAGGGCATCATGTCGCTGGCCGCCTGCGCGCTGGTGGTGCAGATGGTCATCTGGATGAAGAAGCACGGCCGCACGCTCAAGAGCGAGCTTGAAGGCGGCGCGCGCACCTCGGTGGCCAATGACAACTGGTGGGGCCTGTTCCTGCTGGTGGCGATCGCCGTGGCCCGCGAGGGCAGCGAGACCGTGGTCTTCCTGTACGGCACCGTGTCGGCGGGCGAGGGCGGCGGCGACATGATCAAGCTGGCCCTGGCCGGCGTGGGCGGTTTCATCGCCGCGCTGCTGACCTTCTGGCTGCTGCAGCTGGGCGGCAAGCTGATCACCTGGCGCCGCTTTTTCCGCGTCACCGAGATCCTGTTGCTGCTGCTGGCCGGCGCCCTGCTGGTCGGCGGGCTCGACCGGCTGATCTCGCTGGACGTGGTCCCGGCCATCGTCGATCCGGTCTGGGACACCTCGGCGCTGTTGAGCGACAGCACCGGCCTGGGCAAGATCCTGGCGGATTTCGCCGGCTACCGCGCCATGCCGGCCCTGATCTCGGTGCTTGTCTGGGTGGCGTACTGGATCCTGGTCTGGGCGCTGTTGCGCTGGGCCGGCGCCAAGCCCGCCCCGGCGCCGTCGGCGGCTCGCAGCGCGTCCTGATCCGGCACGTCGGCGGATGACAGACACATGAAGGTTTAGATATGGCCGCAGCACTCGGGAGGGCGACCTCCCGTATCGCCGATTTTCTCCGTGACCATGCCCCCCTGTTGCGCAAGCTGCAGTGGGGCATTGTCGCGATATACGCTTTCCTGCTGATCGTGCCGGCGGTGCTGCCGCTGCCGGACAATTCGGCCTCGGTCGTCAATAACCTGACCATCGTCGCGCAGTTCGCGTTCTGGGGCGTGTGGTGGCCGTTCGTGCTGGTGTCCATGCCCATCCTCGGGCGCGCCTGGTGCGGCTGGCTCTGTCCGGAAGGCATGCTGACCGAATGGGCCAGCGAGCGCGGGCGCGGCAAGGCCATCCCGAAGTGGATGCGCTGGGGCGGCTGGCCCTTCGTCGCCTTCGCGCTCACCACGGTCTATGGCCAGCTGGTCAGCGTCTACCAATACCCGCTGGCGGTGCTGGCGGTGCTGGGCGGGTCCACCGTGGCCGCCATGATCGTGGGCTATCTGTACGGTCGCAACAAGCGCGTCTGGTGCAAGTACCTGTGCCCGGTCAACGGCGTATTCAACCTGCTGGCCAAGCTCGCGCCCTGGCACTTCAAGGTCGACGAAGAAAAGTGGCGTCATCCGGTGATCCGCATCGAGCCCATCAACTGTGCGCCGCTCGTGCCCCTGCGCCACATGAAGGGCGCGGGCGACTGCCATGTCTGTGGCCGCTGCAGCGGCTACCGCGGCGCCATTGCGCTGACGCCGCGCTCGCCGGAAGCCGAGATCGTCCACGTCACCGAAGGCGAACCCTGGCAGACCGCGTTGCTGTGCTTCGGTCTGATGGGCATCGCCATCGGCGCCTTCCTGTGGAGCGCCAGCCCCTGGTATGTGAGCGCCAAGCAATGGGCCGCGACCTGGCTGGTCGAGCACGACATCATGTGGCCGCTGCTGGACAATGCGCCCTGGTTCATCCTCACGCACTATCCCGAGGTCAACGACAGCTTTTCCTGGCTGGACGGCGCCGGCATCCTGATGTTCGTGGTCGGCGCCACGATCTGCGTCGGCGGCGCGGCCTATCTGTCGCTGTGGATCGCCGATCGCATCGCGCCGGCGCCGGCCGTGCCCGGCGCGGCCGCCACGCGCTGGGGCCGGCCCGGCCTGCACAAGCTGGCGCAGGCCTTGATTCCGTCCGCCGGCATCGGCGTGTTCCTGGGCCTGTCGGCCACCACGGTCAACCTGCTCAAGCATGAAGGCGTGCAGGCGGGCTGGGCCGCGCCGGTGCGCTTCACGCTGCTGACGCTGGCGGTGCTGTGGACGCTGCGTCTGTTCGCGCGGCTGTTGGCCGCAAGGCCCGGCGGCGTGCCGCGCAAAGTATTGGCGTGGCTGGTGCTGGCGGCTGGCCTGGCGCCGTTCTGCTGGTCCTGGGTGCTGTTCTTCGCCATCTGGTGAACCAGGCGGCGAAGGCGGCGGCGCTTTGAGATAAAGTGTTGGGCCCGGCCGTGTCCGCGGCCCAACCCAGAGACTCTCGCGCCCGCTCGCCATGACCGATTACGTCTTCCGCCTGCTCAACGTCTTCGCCACCAACGACTCCGCCTTCAGCGGCAACCAGCTCTGTGTGTTCGAGGACGCGCGCGGCCTGGACGACGCCGTCATGCTGCAGCTGGCCGCGCAGTTCAATCTGTCCGAAACCACCTTCATCCTGCCGTCCGAGCAGGCGGATGCGCGCGTGCGCATCTTCACGCCCGGCTACGAAATGAAGTTCGCCGGCCACCCCACGCTGGGCACCGCGCAGGTGGTGCGCGACCTGCTGAAGACCGGGGATGCGCTGACCCTGGAGTTCAAGGCGGGCGTGGTGCCGGTGACGGCGAAGGGCGATGCCTGGACCTTCACCGCGCCTTGCCCGAACGGCGTCGGCACCGCCGCGCCGGCGCTGGGCCGCGCCGAGATCGCCAGCCTGGTCGGCCTGAACGAGGATGACCTGCTGGGCGATCCCATCTGGATCGATACCGGCGCGGACCAGCTGCTGGTGCCGCTGCGCAGCGTGGACGCGGTGCGTCGCGCGCTGCCGGACAGCTCGCAACTGGACCGCTGGCAGGAAAGCAGCCTGGGACGCAAGACCACGTATCTGTTCGCTTTCGACGAAGGCGCGGTCGAAGCCGGCCGGCAGGTGGTCGAGGCGCGCTATTTCTTCGCCAAGGCCGGCGGCGGCGTGGACGAGGACGCGGCCACCGGCTCGGCCTGCGCCAACCTGGGGGGCTGGCTGCAGGCGCAGGGCCGCGCCTTGCCGGCCAGTCTCGTGGTGCGCCAGGGCGCGCAGATCGGCCGGCCCAGCCGTCTGCTGCTGGATGTGTCGGCCGACGGCCGCATCCAGGTGGGCGGCCGCGCGCTCGATATCGGGCGCGGCGTCATCACGCTCTGACATCGGTCGCGCAAAAAAAAAGCGCCCGTGCCGTGGCACGGGCGCCTTCAGGCGCATGAGATCCGGCCTACTTCTTGTTCTTGGCGGGATCCACCTTGATGTTGTTCATCACCTGCTTGACGCCTTCGATGCCGCGGGTGACCTTGGCGGCGTGGTCGGCTTCGGCGGCGGTGCCTACCGTGCCGGTCAGCGTGGCGACGCCGTTGTTGGTTTCAACCGCGATGTCCAACGCGCTGAGCTGCTTGTCGGCCACGAAGGCGGCCTTGACCTTGGTGGTCACGGTCGCGTCGGACGCGTACTCGCCCACGGACTGCTTGGGCTTGTTGTCGGCGTCGGCGGCGTAAGCCATGGAAGTGAAGACGGCGCCCGTGCCCAGTGCGGCGGCGGCGATCAGCTTGCGGATTTCCATAGATAGTGCTCCTGGTTGGTTAGAATTCGGCGCGTCGTGGACGCGATGGCTGTGACGGCTTGTCGCCGTTATTTTTTGCGGAAACTGCCGCCCAGCAGGGACAGCAGCGCCAGGACGAGAAAGACGAAGAACAGGATCTTGGCGATGCCCACGGCGGCGCCGGCGATGCCGCCGAAGCCCAGGATCGCGGCGATGATCGCGATCACGAAGAAAACCACGGCGTAGTGCAGCATGTCAGCTTCTCCCGGTGGTCGTTAACGGAATCAGGCGTGGTTCAGCGATTCTGGTCGAAGAAGTCGCGGACTTCCTTCTGCGCCTGTTCCTTGGTCTTGCCATAGCGTTCCTGGATCAGGCCCGCCAGGCGTTCGGCGTTGCCCTCGCTGCGGGTCAGCTCGTCGTCGGTGAGTTCACCCCAGGCGGCCTTGGCCTTGCCCGTCAGTTGCTTCCACTTGCCAGCGATGATGTCGTTGTTCATAAGTACCTCTCTGCGTGTGTGCGAATGTCGGCTTATGGCCGTAAGCGCTGTGTTCGCGGTTGAGTAGGACGCTGATCAGCATGGCTCCACCGTACGTGCCGGCCGGAAGGGCTGTCAAACCTGGCTGTGGGCAAATGTAACGGTGGTGATGGGGACAAATCCCCGCGTTTCCGACCGGGTGAAGGCAAGCCTGCGCCCAGAGAGGGAGTTACATTTGAGCAACGTCTTGTCCCGTTTTGAGCGGGGCAGGTAACGGGATCTGAGGGCGTTTTCGCGCGCGCCGCCAGCGCATGTCCGGCTGCGCGCCGCGTGCGATTGGCGGCGGACGAGCGCGCTGGTATCTTCGTCCGGGAGGCCGCCGGATGTCGGCGGCAATGAGCAAGGAGTCAAGCATGCCGAAACGAATCTGCGCCGCGCTGATGCTGGCGCTGGCCGTCCTGGCGACGGCGGGCTGCGCGGGCACGGACCGCTTCCAGGCGCAGGCGGACGTGGTCCGCGCCTACGGCTAGGTCCGGGCAGCAACAAAAAGCGAACGGGGCGCTCGGCAAGCGCCCCGTTCGCTTATCGCCGGCTACGGACCGGAATCAGGCTTCCCGGATGCGCTTGGCGATGTGCTCCAGCGCTTCCTCGACCTGGTCGACCAGGATCAGGCACAGGTCGCCGGCCTGCAGGCGCGCCAGCGCCGTGTCGATGGCCAGGAACTCGCCGTAGATCTCATCGACCTGCTTGGCGCGGGTGGCGTTGACCAGGCCCTGGCGCAGCAGCGCCACCACTTCGCCGTCGGCGCGGCCGCGCTGGCACTGGTCCTGGTAGAGCAGCACGTCGTCGAAGGCTTCGCCCAGGATCTCGGTCTGCATGCGGATGTCCTCGTCGCGGCGGTCGCCGGCGCCGCTGATCACCACCGAGCGCCGCTTGGCGGGCATGGCGTCCAC
The Achromobacter sp. AONIH1 DNA segment above includes these coding regions:
- a CDS encoding cupredoxin domain-containing protein, whose protein sequence is MRRLLSVIAAALIGAAAPAAADELPTFTLTFKPNGTFEPATLEVPAGRFKIELINESNEPVEFESIPLRKEKVLGPGVKSFVVITISRPGEYPFFDDFHQNVKGTLVVKPKE
- a CDS encoding PhzF family phenazine biosynthesis protein, whose product is MTDYVFRLLNVFATNDSAFSGNQLCVFEDARGLDDAVMLQLAAQFNLSETTFILPSEQADARVRIFTPGYEMKFAGHPTLGTAQVVRDLLKTGDALTLEFKAGVVPVTAKGDAWTFTAPCPNGVGTAAPALGRAEIASLVGLNEDDLLGDPIWIDTGADQLLVPLRSVDAVRRALPDSSQLDRWQESSLGRKTTYLFAFDEGAVEAGRQVVEARYFFAKAGGGVDEDAATGSACANLGGWLQAQGRALPASLVVRQGAQIGRPSRLLLDVSADGRIQVGGRALDIGRGVITL
- a CDS encoding DUF1328 domain-containing protein; the protein is MLHYAVVFFVIAIIAAILGFGGIAGAAVGIAKILFFVFLVLALLSLLGGSFRKK
- the phaR gene encoding polyhydroxyalkanoate synthesis repressor PhaR, producing the protein MTQAQTGASLRLIKKYPNRRLYDTRTSTYITLADVKQLVLANEEFQVVDAKSSEDLTRSILLQIILEEESGGMPMFSSNMLSQIIRFYGHAMQGIMGSYLEKNIQAFMEIQQRMAEQSKGLYGSQFGPEAWTQFMNVQTPMLQNMMNNYIDQSKNLFVQMQDQMQDQTRAMFSTFPFTPGGNPGGRK
- the phbB gene encoding acetoacetyl-CoA reductase — encoded protein: MSGKLAYVTGGMGGIGTSICQRLAKEGFRVVAGCGPSRNYQQWLDEQAAQGYTFHASVGNVSDWDSTVKAFEKVTAELGQVDVLVNNAGITRDGLFRKMSADDWRTVIDTNLNSLFNVTKQVIDGMVEKQWGRIINISSVNGQKGQFGQTNYSTAKAGIHGFTMALAQEVASKGVTVNTISPGYIGTDMVRAIRPDVLEKIVATIPVRRLGTPEEIASITAWLASDESGFSTGADFSLNGGLHMG
- a CDS encoding CsbD family protein: MNNDIIAGKWKQLTGKAKAAWGELTDDELTRSEGNAERLAGLIQERYGKTKEQAQKEVRDFFDQNR
- a CDS encoding 4Fe-4S binding protein, encoding MAAALGRATSRIADFLRDHAPLLRKLQWGIVAIYAFLLIVPAVLPLPDNSASVVNNLTIVAQFAFWGVWWPFVLVSMPILGRAWCGWLCPEGMLTEWASERGRGKAIPKWMRWGGWPFVAFALTTVYGQLVSVYQYPLAVLAVLGGSTVAAMIVGYLYGRNKRVWCKYLCPVNGVFNLLAKLAPWHFKVDEEKWRHPVIRIEPINCAPLVPLRHMKGAGDCHVCGRCSGYRGAIALTPRSPEAEIVHVTEGEPWQTALLCFGLMGIAIGAFLWSASPWYVSAKQWAATWLVEHDIMWPLLDNAPWFILTHYPEVNDSFSWLDGAGILMFVVGATICVGGAAYLSLWIADRIAPAPAVPGAAATRWGRPGLHKLAQALIPSAGIGVFLGLSATTVNLLKHEGVQAGWAAPVRFTLLTLAVLWTLRLFARLLAARPGGVPRKVLAWLVLAAGLAPFCWSWVLFFAIW
- a CDS encoding alpha/beta hydrolase, whose product is MNANLSAGPIPVSVAPDVLADIQAEFSREWQRLCDDARQGALPPPSDRRFAGPAWAAQGSHLLMAHAYLLSARAMSRLVDAAQVSEPLRERLRFSVMQWVDALSPSNFLALNPDAQQSIVESAGRALTEGVANLLGDVKKGRITQTDESQFEIGRNVAVTPGEVVFENRLIQLIQYAPLTATVHERPLVIVPPNINKFYILDLQPENSFVRHAVEQGYTVFLVSWRNPVSSDTDGIDRATWSDYLDDAVLQALRVASDITKQPKVNALGFCVGGTMLASALALAEARGEHPVASLTLLTTLLDFHDTGVLKVFVDEAHALLRDHQFGSGGLMPGRDLATTFSFLRPNELVWNYVVGNYLKGQKPPAFDLLFWNGDSTNLPGPFFSWYFRNTYLENNLKVPGRAQAAGLPLDLTRLTMPAYIFGSREDHIVPWTAAYASTQLLRGPQRFVLGASGHIAGVVNPPAKKRRSYWVMERDGGPGNPLPGDPNAWLAQTVEQPGSWWPDWSAWLAGHSGKQVKARVKLGNASHRPIEPAPGRYVKVRAA
- a CDS encoding BON domain-containing protein — translated: MEIRKLIAAAALGTGAVFTSMAYAADADNKPKQSVGEYASDATVTTKVKAAFVADKQLSALDIAVETNNGVATLTGTVGTAAEADHAAKVTRGIEGVKQVMNNIKVDPAKNKK
- a CDS encoding FTR1 family protein, with translation MEQVLFIVWRESVEALLVVGILYTWLRAAPQGKRGLAYLWGGVAAGAALAVALALVLLGISSWLSDEGQEWFQGIMSLAACALVVQMVIWMKKHGRTLKSELEGGARTSVANDNWWGLFLLVAIAVAREGSETVVFLYGTVSAGEGGGDMIKLALAGVGGFIAALLTFWLLQLGGKLITWRRFFRVTEILLLLLAGALLVGGLDRLISLDVVPAIVDPVWDTSALLSDSTGLGKILADFAGYRAMPALISVLVWVAYWILVWALLRWAGAKPAPAPSAARSAS
- a CDS encoding iron transporter, with translation MIKKALALAIVGLSVSAAQAAEYPIGKPVQKGGMEIGAVYLQPIEMDPPGMMRPAKDSDVHLEADIHATADNKTGFPEGEWVPYLVVNYEIQKVGSQNVQKGTFMPMVANDGPHYGENIKLEGPGKYKLKYSILPPTANKMNHFGRHVDKETGVGPWFEPIDLEYEFVYAGTGKKGGY